A genomic segment from Gracilinanus agilis isolate LMUSP501 chromosome 1, AgileGrace, whole genome shotgun sequence encodes:
- the SLC39A3 gene encoding zinc transporter ZIP3, with protein MTKILVAKVLCLVGVFILMLLGSILPVKIIEADYEKAHRSKKVLSLCNSFGGGVFLATCFNALLPAVREKLQEVLKVGNITTDYPLAETIMLLGFFMTVFVEQVILTFRKEKPSFIDLETFNAGSDVGSDSEYESPFIGNSRGHNFYPEHGHHSHGHGLNVQELSRSSPLRLFSLVFALSAHSIFEGLALGLQEEGDKVMSLFVGVAIHETLVAVALGINMAKSSLPMKDAAKLAVTVSLMIPLGIGIGVGIERTKGVASSVASVLLQGFAGGTFLFVTFFEILVKELEDKNDRLLKVLFLVLGYAVLAGLVFFKW; from the exons ATGACCAAGATCTTAGTAGCCAAAGTGCTGTGCCTGGTGGGGGTGTTTATCCTCATGCTACTTGGCTCCATCCTGCCCGTGAAGATCATCGAGGCTGATTATGAGAAAGCCCATCGCTCCAAGAAAGTCCTCTCACTCTGCAATTCTTTTGGAGGTGGTGTTTTCTTGGCTACCTGTTTCAATGCCTTGCTCCCTGCTGTGAGAGAAAAG CTCCAAGAAGTTCTGAAAGTTGGGAACATCACCACAGACTATCCCTTAGCAGAGACCATTATGCTTCTGGGGTTCTTCATGACTGTCTTTGTGGAGCAGGTCATTTTGACCTTCAGAAAGGAGAAGCCCTCTTTCATTGACCTAGAGACCTTCAATGCAGGCTCTGATGTGGGAAGTGACTCAGAGTACGAGAGCCCCTTTATTGGAAACTCCCGTGGACACAACTTTTACCCAGAGCATGGTCATCACTCCCATGGTCATGGCTTAAATGTTCAAGAGCTCTCCCGCTCCAGCCCGCTCCGTCTCTTCAGCCTCGTCTTTGCTCTGTCTGCTCATTCTATCTTTGAGGGTTTGGCCTTGGGCCTGCAGGAAGAGGGGGACAAAGTCATGAGCTTGTTTGTTGGTGTGGCCATTCATGAGACATTAGTGGCTGTGGCCTTGGGGATCAACATGGCAAAGAGCTCATTGCCGATGAAAGATGCAGCCAAGCTGGCTGTCACAGTGAGCTTGATGATCCCTCTGGGCATTGGGATTGGCGTGGGCATTGAGAGGACCAAAGGGGTGGCCAGCAGTGTGGCCTCGGTGCTGCTACAGGGCTTTGCAGGAGGAACTTTCCTCTTTGTGACCTTCTTTGAAATACTGGTGAAAGAATTAGAAGACAAGAATGACCGTCTCTTGAAAGTTCTCTTTTTGGTGTTGGGCTATGCAGTCCTTGCAGGACTGGTCTTCTTCAAGTGGTAG